One Picrophilus oshimae DSM 9789 genomic region harbors:
- a CDS encoding APC family permease, with protein sequence MIRLSQSVMQSFTSIGPMLDFVALFSIIASYSGTMLPFVVLFSFILSYSTLYTVYQFSRRFTTNGGYYSYVGNTMGKSLGLFVMLFYIMYSILTVPNLSIFVSSFIYNILIIFGIDYKAIEYVILIIFIILVYSVIASGSRISIKYTLIAGLMEMSFIIIMSILFLGYRHYPIEYKYSFNAFFLGVIFGILAFSGGGSSIFLSENTRSSKRTTPRALLISYTLSGSIMVFSAFALLFFVGVNGIYSYSIDPYYIVSYISDRFGIYFMMVFAFFAILSAFNLSVSYLNAFVHMMPRMLNDLKIKNRGNYIILLFLISILISFLSISLLGFFNAFVFIAGLISFLYIVVHIITNISLIRINRSFVPVLSGIFLIISMILSFSGNMALIPSINYAFIIYLIISIIIVLIIRSSDYYKSINFYIN encoded by the coding sequence ATGATCAGGCTCTCCCAGTCTGTAATGCAGTCATTCACATCAATAGGCCCGATGCTGGACTTCGTTGCATTATTCTCAATTATTGCATCATACTCTGGAACCATGCTTCCATTTGTTGTTTTATTCTCATTTATACTTTCATACTCAACATTATACACCGTTTATCAATTTTCAAGGAGATTTACAACAAATGGTGGCTATTACTCATATGTTGGAAACACCATGGGCAAATCGCTTGGGCTTTTTGTGATGCTTTTTTATATTATGTATTCAATATTAACTGTGCCAAACCTATCAATCTTTGTTTCATCCTTTATTTATAATATATTAATAATTTTTGGAATAGATTATAAGGCCATTGAATATGTAATATTGATAATTTTTATAATACTTGTTTATTCTGTTATAGCCTCAGGTTCAAGGATATCAATAAAATACACATTAATTGCCGGATTAATGGAGATGTCCTTTATAATAATAATGAGCATTCTATTCCTTGGTTACAGGCATTATCCAATTGAATATAAATACAGCTTCAATGCATTCTTCCTTGGTGTAATATTTGGAATACTGGCATTCTCTGGTGGCGGTTCAAGCATCTTTCTATCCGAGAACACAAGGAGCTCAAAGAGGACGACACCAAGGGCGCTCCTGATATCATATACATTATCAGGCTCAATAATGGTGTTCTCGGCATTTGCACTTTTATTCTTCGTTGGTGTAAATGGCATTTATTCATATTCAATAGATCCCTACTATATTGTTTCATACATTTCAGACAGATTCGGGATATATTTCATGATGGTCTTTGCATTCTTTGCAATTCTAAGCGCCTTCAATCTCAGTGTTTCATATTTAAATGCCTTTGTTCACATGATGCCAAGGATGCTAAACGATCTTAAAATAAAAAATCGTGGTAATTATATCATCTTACTGTTTTTAATTTCAATTTTAATATCATTTTTATCAATAAGCCTCCTTGGATTTTTTAATGCCTTTGTCTTCATTGCAGGTCTAATAAGCTTTCTATACATCGTTGTTCATATTATAACAAACATATCATTGATCAGGATAAATAGATCCTTTGTACCTGTGCTTTCAGGAATTTTCCTTATAATAAGCATGATACTGTCATTTTCTGGAAACATGGCCTTAATACCATCGATAAACTATGCATTTATTATTTATCTAATAATATCAATAATAATTGTTTTAATAATAAGGTCATCGGATTATTACAAATCAATAAATTTTTACATCAATTAA
- the pheT gene encoding phenylalanine--tRNA ligase subunit beta gives MVVIRADRSYLRTSFGESFIDYLNKFSDIIGFSIECDDDIKVELNPDRPDLFSFYAINNAIKTYYHNNFIVKSPFDRSNVKFTSKLNDRYIMGFTASGHRLGNLFKHIIEYQERLHETIGKNRKKMAIGIHDLDKIKPPFLLKYADDISFETYDGFKGSVNEIISGHPKGIEYGSLVKRPIVIIDDENDVLSMPPVINGKKSIVTEDTKNLFFDITGSDFNAVRSALMLFMYEMHYLNYKVSYANFPGLKGVLKYDFRPLKLNDNIIKRYLGISIGRENTIESLRRMGYRAEVSSYGYNVLVPGNRIDVMGDVDIIEDIAKAYGYNNIDENVPETSGIARHYKINDFKNIIRDIMISSGFQEIMTFVLSSNYYNNIKYDGGFKIENPKSIDFSVIRDRLYLNFLNFLNINKRNPLPQKIFEIGNVISKTEEKTHLCAMICDSETDYTSIYKILRYLSLRLSIDFHVEPMDIETLIPGRSGVIKINGVDAGIIGEMDPEIYTKFDIYNPIAFLEIDVESLI, from the coding sequence ATGGTTGTAATCAGGGCTGATAGATCATATCTTAGGACCTCATTTGGTGAATCCTTTATTGATTATTTAAATAAATTTTCTGATATTATAGGATTCTCTATAGAATGCGATGATGATATAAAGGTGGAGCTGAATCCAGACAGGCCCGATCTTTTTTCATTTTATGCAATAAACAATGCAATAAAAACATATTATCACAACAATTTTATTGTAAAAAGCCCGTTTGATAGATCAAATGTAAAATTCACATCAAAATTAAATGATAGATACATAATGGGATTTACAGCCAGCGGACACAGGCTTGGCAATCTCTTTAAACATATAATAGAATACCAGGAAAGGCTTCATGAAACAATAGGCAAAAACAGAAAGAAGATGGCAATAGGCATTCATGACCTTGATAAGATAAAACCGCCGTTTTTATTAAAATACGCTGATGATATTTCATTTGAAACCTATGATGGATTTAAAGGCAGCGTGAATGAAATTATATCAGGTCACCCAAAGGGTATTGAATACGGAAGCCTTGTTAAGAGGCCAATCGTTATTATCGATGATGAAAATGATGTTTTATCCATGCCTCCTGTTATAAACGGCAAAAAGTCCATTGTTACGGAGGATACAAAAAATCTCTTCTTTGATATAACAGGCAGTGATTTCAATGCTGTTAGAAGCGCACTGATGCTTTTTATGTACGAGATGCATTACCTTAACTATAAGGTTTCATACGCCAATTTTCCAGGATTAAAAGGTGTTTTAAAATACGATTTCAGACCATTGAAATTAAATGATAATATTATAAAAAGGTACCTTGGTATAAGCATTGGCAGGGAGAATACAATAGAATCATTAAGAAGGATGGGGTACCGTGCCGAGGTATCATCATATGGCTATAATGTACTTGTACCAGGGAACAGGATCGATGTCATGGGCGATGTCGATATAATAGAGGATATTGCAAAGGCCTATGGATATAACAACATAGATGAGAACGTTCCTGAAACATCCGGCATTGCAAGGCATTATAAAATCAACGATTTTAAGAATATAATTAGGGACATTATGATATCATCAGGCTTTCAGGAGATCATGACCTTTGTTTTATCATCGAATTATTATAATAATATAAAATACGATGGCGGTTTTAAAATTGAAAACCCAAAGAGCATTGACTTCTCTGTAATAAGGGATAGACTCTATCTTAACTTTTTAAATTTTCTTAATATAAATAAAAGAAATCCACTACCGCAGAAGATCTTTGAGATAGGTAATGTAATTTCCAAAACCGAGGAGAAAACACATCTCTGTGCAATGATATGCGATTCTGAAACCGATTACACATCAATATATAAAATACTAAGATATCTATCATTAAGATTATCAATTGATTTTCACGTTGAGCCAATGGATATAGAAACATTAATACCGGGAAGATCCGGGGTAATAAAAATAAACGGGGTCGATGCCGGTATAATAGGTGAGATGGACCCTGAGATATACACAAAATTCGATATATACAATCCAATTGCATTCCTTGAGATAGATGTTGAATCACTTATTTAA
- a CDS encoding ribbon-helix-helix domain-containing protein: protein MSLSYRITIRISSDVMEKLEKLVKKYHYNGVSEVIRRAIEEFIAKNETSNVSDLDLKIPGKVYKELEEKVSSGEAVSIEELIREILKEYVKEKAKSIQNKR from the coding sequence ATGTCATTATCTTATAGGATAACAATAAGGATATCCTCCGATGTGATGGAAAAACTTGAGAAACTGGTGAAAAAATATCATTATAATGGGGTCTCTGAGGTTATAAGACGTGCAATAGAGGAGTTCATAGCAAAGAACGAAACAAGCAATGTAAGCGATCTGGATTTAAAAATACCGGGAAAGGTATACAAGGAGCTTGAGGAAAAAGTATCCTCGGGAGAGGCAGTATCCATTGAGGAGCTAATACGTGAAATACTAAAGGAATACGTTAAGGAAAAGGCAAAGAGCATACAAAACAAACGTTAA
- a CDS encoding pseudouridine synthase family protein: protein MASQREMHLLIKYGYDGTKFEGFDRSNSKNSVESVIINVLSEYNITKNIESAARTDKNVSAAGNVFYIKTEERPEKILGILNGNIKNMFFHSYYLSNSYINPRYNSMKIYKYIIPYRIDSRLKNNIARFLGTHDFTNFSKNDYRNPVRTINKIEFEEYNDFTVVNFYGKSFVWHQLRSIMGFAMHSDEDPFSIKYHNRFLAEPEPLILYDIIYDNISFIKYRFDNRYIKNKYNSLFIESIIYRVFLRSIDV from the coding sequence ATGGCCTCTCAAAGAGAAATGCATCTGCTTATTAAATACGGCTATGATGGTACAAAGTTTGAGGGCTTTGACCGTTCAAACTCAAAAAATAGCGTTGAATCTGTTATAATAAATGTTCTTTCTGAATATAATATAACAAAAAACATTGAATCTGCAGCAAGAACAGATAAAAACGTTTCGGCCGCCGGAAATGTATTTTATATAAAAACAGAGGAAAGGCCTGAAAAAATCCTTGGCATATTAAATGGAAACATAAAAAACATGTTCTTTCATTCATATTATTTATCAAACAGTTATATAAATCCAAGGTATAATTCAATGAAGATATATAAATATATAATACCATACAGAATAGATTCCAGATTAAAGAATAATATAGCAAGGTTTCTTGGGACACACGATTTTACAAACTTCTCAAAAAATGATTACAGAAATCCTGTAAGGACAATAAACAAAATAGAATTTGAGGAATATAATGATTTTACCGTTGTAAACTTCTACGGAAAAAGCTTTGTATGGCATCAGCTGAGGAGCATAATGGGCTTTGCAATGCACTCCGATGAGGATCCATTTTCAATAAAATACCATAACAGGTTCCTTGCTGAACCAGAGCCATTAATTTTATACGACATAATTTATGATAATATTTCATTTATAAAATACCGTTTTGATAACAGATATATAAAAAATAAATATAATTCATTATTTATAGAATCAATCATTTACAGAGTTTTTTTAAGATCAATCGATGTATAA
- a CDS encoding MFS transporter: MDYRARAAGIHAARAIYALNWMDMAPALSYIKSYLNINIVYIGFLVSAFYLGISVFQILGGYLSSRIGDKNISFIGLFLVGFFAIASGLSSNFPELILSRFFAGFSAALFFSPALSVLASIVPEDRYTFHIGAYNGSFNLGAGIGVIGWGYLDMYLNYRTAFIIAGIITFVILFFNVFINRETENIKSNRSMILKDMTHVILSPLIFIIALASIASMVSETIMGQFFVYYLESRGIPPINASSISSIYLFIGFVGGILGGLHFSRTSKKFMTFALVNMITGFLLILISFVYNYLLLTFIIIILGMLTVYGFSISYTFGRYISRRDMVSVTLSIINLFQLLIAFILPVIFSGIVHFYNYEYAWTSMGIISIVFIPLIYMVKHGLSKRNASAY, encoded by the coding sequence ATGGATTACAGGGCAAGGGCTGCAGGTATACATGCCGCCAGGGCCATATATGCCTTAAACTGGATGGATATGGCCCCAGCTCTTAGTTATATAAAATCCTATTTAAATATAAACATTGTATACATTGGATTCCTTGTATCTGCATTCTATCTTGGCATCTCTGTTTTTCAGATCCTTGGTGGATACCTGTCATCAAGAATTGGTGATAAGAACATAAGCTTTATCGGGCTTTTCCTTGTAGGTTTCTTTGCAATAGCATCAGGCCTGTCATCAAATTTTCCGGAATTAATCTTATCAAGGTTCTTTGCCGGATTCTCTGCAGCGCTGTTTTTCTCGCCTGCGCTCAGTGTCCTTGCATCAATAGTCCCGGAGGACAGGTACACATTTCATATTGGAGCATACAATGGCTCCTTTAATCTAGGCGCCGGCATAGGCGTTATAGGCTGGGGCTATCTTGATATGTATTTAAATTACAGGACGGCGTTTATCATAGCCGGAATAATAACCTTTGTTATACTGTTTTTCAATGTTTTTATAAACAGGGAAACGGAGAATATAAAAAGCAACAGATCCATGATATTAAAAGATATGACGCATGTTATTCTATCACCATTAATATTTATAATAGCACTGGCAAGCATAGCAAGCATGGTCTCTGAAACAATCATGGGGCAGTTCTTTGTTTATTACCTTGAATCCAGGGGAATACCACCGATAAATGCAAGCTCAATATCATCAATTTACCTTTTTATAGGTTTTGTCGGCGGCATTCTTGGCGGCCTCCACTTTTCAAGGACGTCAAAAAAATTTATGACGTTTGCCCTGGTCAATATGATAACAGGATTCCTTTTAATTTTAATATCCTTCGTTTATAACTATTTATTATTGACTTTTATAATAATCATACTTGGCATGCTCACTGTCTACGGCTTTTCAATTTCATATACATTTGGAAGGTATATATCAAGAAGGGATATGGTTTCAGTTACACTCTCAATTATAAATCTTTTCCAGCTGCTCATAGCATTTATATTACCTGTTATATTCTCTGGTATCGTTCATTTCTATAATTATGAATATGCATGGACGTCCATGGGCATAATTTCAATCGTATTTATACCACTTATATATATGGTAAAGCATGGCCTCTCAAAGAGAAATGCATCTGCTTATTAA
- a CDS encoding alanyl-tRNA editing protein translates to MKTRELFLDDQYMKECDSKVTMVEFTDMTVDQSVFFPTRAGEPNDKGTVTINGKDYVIVDVWEDGENIHLISLDTYPQDIAGQTVHQKIDWDVRYNHMRYRSALFLISGIAYKFYNARCRMNQTYEDNAWIDVYVDEMNEEKLEKIKTEMKKIIESGIDINASYISRDEFTKNSQLMNLSKDKMPEGDNIRIINISGLPMQPDNGVHVKNTREIGDFEITTTMAKGKMERRLTVKLK, encoded by the coding sequence ATGAAGACAAGGGAATTATTTCTTGATGACCAGTACATGAAGGAATGTGACTCAAAGGTTACAATGGTTGAGTTTACAGATATGACCGTTGACCAGAGCGTTTTCTTTCCAACAAGAGCAGGGGAGCCAAATGACAAGGGTACTGTAACAATAAATGGTAAGGACTACGTAATCGTTGATGTCTGGGAGGACGGTGAAAACATCCATTTGATCTCTCTTGATACCTATCCACAGGACATAGCAGGTCAAACAGTTCATCAAAAAATAGACTGGGATGTAAGATATAATCATATGAGGTACAGATCAGCACTGTTTTTAATATCAGGAATAGCATATAAATTTTACAATGCAAGGTGCCGCATGAACCAGACCTATGAGGATAATGCATGGATAGATGTTTACGTTGACGAGATGAACGAGGAAAAGCTTGAAAAGATAAAAACAGAGATGAAAAAGATCATAGAATCTGGAATTGACATTAATGCATCATACATATCAAGGGATGAGTTTACAAAGAACAGCCAGCTTATGAATCTATCAAAGGATAAAATGCCAGAGGGCGATAATATAAGAATAATAAATATATCAGGGTTACCAATGCAGCCAGACAACGGCGTTCATGTAAAGAACACAAGGGAGATCGGTGATTTCGAGATAACAACAACGATGGCAAAGGGCAAAATGGAGAGACGCCTTACAGTAAAGTTAAAGTAA
- a CDS encoding HAD family hydrolase has product MIKLIAFDMDGVLLKHRNSWERVFSNLFDFKEYTFQGLSKKRIKIPEEINIRRHISKSFDVNDINNDLYKLYDFRERTNIKMVIISAGVHSFAEKIANIYGFDDYIGNDIIIKNGYINFIKNVDPSKKNLNLDRFLRLYKIKKDEALSVGDTVFDASMKKSSKYFVAFNPFDYNVIKNADFTVYKFDELINIVKAINYGINIEI; this is encoded by the coding sequence ATGATAAAATTAATAGCATTTGATATGGACGGGGTTCTTTTAAAACACAGGAACTCCTGGGAAAGGGTTTTTTCAAACCTTTTTGATTTCAAGGAGTACACATTTCAGGGGCTTTCAAAAAAACGTATAAAAATTCCAGAGGAAATAAACATAAGAAGACATATATCAAAAAGCTTCGATGTGAATGACATAAACAACGATCTTTATAAATTATATGATTTCAGGGAGAGAACAAACATAAAGATGGTTATAATATCAGCCGGAGTGCATTCATTCGCGGAGAAGATAGCAAACATATACGGCTTTGATGATTACATAGGAAACGATATAATAATTAAAAATGGATATATAAATTTCATAAAAAATGTCGATCCATCGAAAAAGAATCTAAACCTTGACAGGTTCCTGAGGCTCTATAAAATAAAAAAGGATGAGGCATTATCAGTTGGCGACACAGTATTCGACGCATCAATGAAAAAATCATCAAAATACTTCGTGGCATTTAATCCATTTGATTATAATGTTATAAAAAACGCTGATTTTACCGTATATAAATTCGATGAACTAATAAATATTGTAAAAGCCATAAACTATGGTATAAATATAGAAATTTAA
- a CDS encoding MFS transporter, translated as MSDIYRDLDEKRFGWFHLKSMITTGMGVFTDGYDLSSIGLVLLLVLSFYGIGKSSPDYTIVTSLLAGSALIGAAVGAIVFGELARRGRKRFYGIDVAILGIGALLQALSPNITFLIVIRFILGLGVGADYVLSPMIMAEHSNSRDRGKTIAFGFGLMWGFGATLAAVVYLLIAPLVSPDLLWRIVLSAGAMPALAVVYLRRRMPETPRFIARIVGDKDKFINEVKYIANREIKINGEIKDNNTFMHYFKRYAGFYITAMILWFLYDQIAYSSILFGPSLIASGLGIPSDIFQFVMELAFTIPGGIVAVSLIDRVGRKPLQVSGFILMGVFLLSFGILKDFSLLPAFLGLMLYGMQNFANQYGPGSISASGMLGVELAPTKIRSQIQSYTVAAGRTGASLSSFVFPYMFIAFGESFAFYYLTALAIIAGILTWVIIPETKGSLEKTSGELNEMRNIEVIE; from the coding sequence ATGTCAGATATATACAGGGATCTTGATGAAAAAAGATTTGGGTGGTTTCACCTCAAATCAATGATAACGACCGGCATGGGTGTCTTCACTGATGGCTATGATCTTTCATCGATTGGCCTTGTGCTTTTGCTTGTGCTTTCATTTTACGGTATAGGAAAGAGCTCACCTGATTATACAATTGTTACAAGCCTTCTTGCAGGCTCTGCACTTATTGGTGCTGCAGTTGGTGCAATAGTCTTTGGCGAGCTTGCCAGGCGCGGAAGAAAGAGGTTCTACGGTATTGATGTTGCAATACTTGGAATCGGTGCTTTATTACAGGCACTTTCACCAAACATAACATTTTTAATAGTAATAAGGTTCATTCTTGGTCTCGGTGTTGGTGCAGATTATGTTCTATCACCAATGATAATGGCAGAGCATTCCAATTCAAGGGATCGCGGAAAGACAATAGCATTCGGCTTTGGTTTAATGTGGGGCTTCGGTGCAACACTGGCAGCCGTTGTTTATCTATTAATTGCACCTTTGGTATCACCAGACCTTCTATGGAGAATTGTTCTATCAGCCGGTGCAATGCCAGCACTTGCCGTTGTTTATTTAAGAAGGAGGATGCCTGAGACACCAAGGTTCATAGCAAGGATCGTTGGCGATAAGGACAAATTCATTAACGAGGTAAAGTACATAGCAAACAGGGAAATAAAAATAAACGGCGAGATAAAAGATAATAATACATTCATGCACTACTTTAAAAGATATGCCGGATTTTACATAACGGCCATGATACTCTGGTTTTTATACGACCAGATAGCATATTCAAGCATACTTTTTGGCCCAAGTTTAATAGCATCAGGTCTTGGAATACCATCAGATATCTTTCAGTTTGTAATGGAGCTTGCATTTACAATACCAGGCGGCATAGTTGCAGTATCATTGATAGACCGTGTTGGAAGAAAGCCATTGCAGGTTTCAGGCTTTATATTAATGGGCGTATTCCTGTTATCATTTGGAATACTAAAGGACTTTTCACTGCTTCCGGCATTCCTTGGATTAATGCTATACGGCATGCAGAACTTTGCAAACCAGTATGGTCCAGGATCAATAAGCGCCTCGGGTATGCTTGGTGTTGAGCTGGCACCCACAAAGATAAGATCACAGATACAGTCATATACAGTTGCAGCTGGAAGAACAGGTGCATCATTGTCATCTTTTGTTTTCCCGTACATGTTCATAGCCTTTGGGGAAAGCTTTGCATTTTACTATTTAACAGCACTTGCAATAATAGCCGGGATACTAACATGGGTAATAATACCTGAAACAAAAGGTTCTCTTGAAAAGACGTCCGGAGAGCTAAATGAAATGAGAAATATAGAGGTAATAGAATGA
- a CDS encoding M20 metallopeptidase family protein, with amino-acid sequence MDINDYLIETRRYFHRNPELSFKEYKTAGKIEEELKSMGLRPERITETGIIADIINDKNKKTVAIRADIDALPVTEENDVDYRSLNDGIMHACGHDTHITMLLGAAKMIINDLKNFNGNVRLIFQPAEESPPGGAIEMIKNGALENVDYIIGQHIWGSLDAGKIGIYYHEMMANADQFNIKIHGKGGHGSAPHEAIDTIYISSHLINMLNNIISREIDPQEPAVLTVGKINAGYRYNVIAAHSELSGTVRTFSRDVQEKIKKRIGEILEGLKMIYNINYEYDYEYGYPVLVNNENISKIIEETASSILGNENIVHPKPNMGGEDFAYYLEKVPGAYYVLGGAFPGKHIGNHSPLFNIDESVLYNGALILKESARNILLKNP; translated from the coding sequence ATGGATATAAACGATTATTTAATAGAAACAAGGAGATATTTCCATAGAAATCCTGAGCTCAGCTTTAAGGAATACAAAACCGCAGGTAAAATAGAGGAGGAATTAAAAAGCATGGGTTTAAGGCCTGAAAGGATAACAGAAACTGGAATTATAGCAGACATAATAAATGATAAAAACAAGAAGACTGTTGCAATAAGGGCCGATATCGATGCGCTGCCCGTAACCGAGGAAAACGACGTTGATTATAGATCATTAAATGATGGAATTATGCATGCCTGCGGCCATGACACACATATAACAATGCTTCTTGGGGCCGCCAAAATGATAATAAATGATTTAAAAAATTTCAATGGTAATGTAAGGTTAATATTCCAGCCTGCAGAGGAATCACCGCCTGGGGGTGCCATTGAAATGATAAAGAACGGTGCGCTGGAAAACGTTGATTATATAATAGGCCAGCACATATGGGGCTCCCTTGATGCAGGAAAGATAGGAATATATTACCATGAAATGATGGCAAATGCCGATCAGTTTAACATAAAAATACATGGAAAAGGCGGCCATGGATCGGCACCGCATGAGGCAATAGATACAATTTACATATCATCACATTTAATAAACATGTTAAATAATATAATATCAAGGGAGATAGATCCACAGGAGCCAGCAGTTTTAACCGTTGGAAAGATCAATGCAGGTTACAGATACAATGTAATAGCAGCGCATTCAGAACTATCAGGTACGGTGAGGACGTTTAGCAGGGATGTTCAGGAAAAGATTAAAAAAAGGATTGGTGAGATACTTGAAGGATTAAAAATGATATATAATATAAATTACGAATATGACTATGAATATGGTTATCCTGTTCTTGTAAACAATGAAAATATATCAAAAATAATCGAGGAAACAGCATCAAGCATCCTTGGAAATGAAAATATAGTGCATCCAAAACCAAACATGGGAGGCGAGGATTTTGCCTATTATCTTGAAAAGGTTCCAGGGGCATACTATGTTCTTGGCGGCGCATTTCCAGGAAAACATATAGGAAATCATTCACCATTGTTTAACATAGATGAGTCTGTGCTTTACAATGGTGCATTGATATTAAAGGAATCTGCAAGAAATATTCTTTTAAAAAATCCATAA